The window TAAAGGAAAAGACTAGCAATCTTGACCACATAAATGTAAAACTAGGAAcaatcattattataaatatgatCAAAgggaaactggggggggggggtgtttgcaACACATGTGGCAAACTGTtgatttccaaaatatacaaaaagctCTTGcaattcaataggaaaaaaatactaaaaattaaaaaatagagccataagtaaaaacattaaaattgtcTTAAGTTACAAGATTGGAAATTCCAATGGTCTGTAAACACCAAATGTTTAGCATTGGTTATGGAAATTTAAATAGAaacaacacagatttttttacATGTAATAAATTAGCAAACATTTCTAAAGCTTGATTTAGCCAGTATTAAATATGCTGTAATGGAATAAACACCATCAGTGGAAATACAAAAAGGTGAAACCAGCCCCAGCTTTAGCACTCTGTAGGGGTTCACCTCATGACCCCAACTGACCACTGGATTGATCTATCAACCCAAACAGTCTTCTTTGGCACCCCAACTCACCCCCTCACCTCCCGGTTAGTCTCACCACCCAGTGACACACTTCTCACTTTAAATCATTGAAGAAtgtgtaaaaatgtatttaaagctTCTCAGGGATGGAGGAGCAGAAGGGTTGGCACTATATATCCCATCAAAAATGCAATTGCctctcacagatacagagaacagtctGATAGCTGTTAGAGGGTAGGGGTGAGGGCGCTggatggaaaaggtgaagggattaagcaaaaagcaaaacaagccctggccggttggctcagcggtagagcgtcggcctagcgtgcggaggacccgggttcgattcccggccagggcacacaggagaagcgcccatttgcttctccacccctccgccgcactttcctctctgtctctctcttcccctcccgcagccaaggctccattggagcaaagatggcccgggcgctggggatggctctgtggcctctgccccaggcgctagagtggctctggtcgcaatatggcgacgcccaggatgggcagagcatcgccccctggtgggcagagcgtcgccccatggtgggcgtgccgggtggatcccggtcgggcgcatgcgggagtctgtctgactgtctctccccgtttccagcttcagaaaaatgaaaaaaaaaaaaaaaaaaaagcaaaacaaaacacaacctcatagacagcagtatggtgattatcagaaGGAAACGCGGGCGGGGGCAGTCGAAGAGGGTAGAGTGGGAATAcagtaaatggtgatgaaaggagacttgacttgggctgctgaacacacaataaacAGATGTGTTATacaattgtacccctgaaaccaatacttaactaatgtcaccccaatacatttaattttaaaaaatctttgaataTCCTCTCCCAAAGTTCTGCGTACACCAGTGGTccagttacttttattttctcataagaCCAAAcacctcacctgaccaggcagtggcgcagtggatagagtgtcggactgggatgtggaggacccaggtttgagaccccgaggtcgccagcttgggtgcgggctcatctggtttgagcaaagctcacgagcttggacccaaggccgctggcctgagcaaggggttactccatctgctgtagccccacagtcaaggcacatatgagaaagcaatcaatgaacaactaaggtgtcacaacaaaaaactgatgattgatgtttctcatctctgttcctgtctgtctgtccctatctatccctctctctgactctctgtctctataaaaaaagaacaacccgCACACCTCTACTTTTCTCTTTTccactccctctctgtccctctccccattcttgtTCTTTCCCTCTACAACCCTTTATCCGATCACCTTGCAATTTAACCTTTGCTGTCATTTTGAATTTGTGTATCCAagtggggaagaggaaaaggaaggtaaCAAGGGAGAACAAAGTTGTCCTGGAAAGACCACAAAGGCTTTGGTTTGCTCTGGGCAATACTTTAATTCCTCTTAAATGTCTGTGTggtcatttattattaaaattataaacctgttatattcttttgttttataattggTCCGATAAAATGTtcacaagtaaaatattttaaaggtaaaagaGATCCCTCTCccctacagaaaagaaaattacttttgaCCATACCTTAAGGAGACCCACACGAGAGTCCACTTAAAATTTGTGAGCATGAGCTTGAGTGCCTTCGTCCAGTGCTCCTCCGTGTTCGAGTGGGTTCTGATGGAGTACAGCTCACCACCAGCCCCAGGAGCTTCTATCAGACCCCTCCCCACATGGATCCTGCAGGGCATGCGGAGACCCTGCTCACCTTTCTCGGCCTCTTCCTTGAACTGCTGCATGCAGTCCAGGAAAGCCGCCATGGCCCGGTCAAACTTGTTATACAAGAGAGCACATGGCCAGTTGGAACAGAACAGGGGCAGCTTGGTGCCATCACCTGTTAAAGACTTCAGGTAGGAATGGTTTCCGCAGGGGACCAGTTGGTACCTCTGAAACTGCAGACCGACTGTGTTGGACAGGGCCAGGAGCAGCAAGGCTGTCTGCCCCCAGGCTGCGTTAATCTCCTCCCAGGACACGGGGACAGTGGGGAGGCAGCCCAGTCTGaagttattgatgatagccaaGGGGCCATCGTGGCGGATCTCAAACGCTGACCTGAACGCGTCCATTTTCTCCAGCCGGGCCAGCTGGGTCTGAGCATACCGTAGCTGGTTCTCCAGGCTCCCCAGTTCGTCACACAGTTCCAGTTGCTGCCACTGCGACTTACTGAAGTCGGTGTGGTGCTGCCGTTCCTGCTGGCCCAGCATTTCCGTCTCCGCCTGGGCAGCCTGCAGAGCCACGGCCGCTCTCGCCCGGGTCCTCTCCACTTGCTCCAGCTCCTGGACCAGCCTCGCTTCCTCCATCTCCAGGCCCTTCAGCTCCTCCTGCAGCGCCTCCCTCTCATCTCCACTACTTCCCTCCCTGGTCTCCAGGGAGCATCTGTAGTTCTGACTGTCCGATTCTGAAATAGCTAGTTGGGTGTCCAGCTGCTCCAAAAGATTGTCAGTACAGTCCTCACACAGAGGGTGGCCGAGATCTTCACCAGCAAGGGTGTCAAAAATGCCCCTTGTGGCCTTCTGGATGCTACTGAGGGTCCTCCCAGAGTCCAGCTTCCCAAGCAGGGTGAAGTGGCTGGAACTGGACCAGGACATCTTGCCATGGCCAGGGAGGGTCCCACCAGAGGCTCTATCCTGTAGCTTTCCAACATCTGTCTGCACCCTGGAGGCAGAGCCTTGCTCTGGAGTTTCTCCTGGCTCCTGTTGAGCTGAGGGGAGCTTAGAAGCCACAGGTTCTTGGCTGGTGTCACAGCCCAGGGTATCCGTGGACTGAATTAGCCTCA is drawn from Saccopteryx leptura isolate mSacLep1 chromosome 1, mSacLep1_pri_phased_curated, whole genome shotgun sequence and contains these coding sequences:
- the BECN2 gene encoding beclin-2; amino-acid sequence: MSALRFLCQCCHQPLRLIQSTDTLGCDTSQEPVASKLPSAQQEPGETPEQGSASRVQTDVGKLQDRASGGTLPGHGKMSWSSSSHFTLLGKLDSGRTLSSIQKATRGIFDTLAGEDLGHPLCEDCTDNLLEQLDTQLAISESDSQNYRCSLETREGSSGDEREALQEELKGLEMEEARLVQELEQVERTRARAAVALQAAQAETEMLGQQERQHHTDFSKSQWQQLELCDELGSLENQLRYAQTQLARLEKMDAFRSAFEIRHDGPLAIINNFRLGCLPTVPVSWEEINAAWGQTALLLLALSNTVGLQFQRYQLVPCGNHSYLKSLTGDGTKLPLFCSNWPCALLYNKFDRAMAAFLDCMQQFKEEAEKGEQGLRMPCRIHVGRGLIEAPGAGGELYSIRTHSNTEEHWTKALKLMLTNFKWTLVWVSLRYGQK